Within the candidate division WOR-3 bacterium genome, the region CAAAAGCGGTTCGCGTTCCCCCATTCCAAAACAGTCCCCCATTTCCTTGAATAATCTTAACTTCAGGGTATGCTTGTCGAACTGCCTCAGCAGTGCCATCGGTGCTCGCATCATCGACTAAGTAAACCTCCAACCGGAGGTCTGCGGGCATTTTTTGCTGAAATAGGGACTCCAGACTTGCCAAGGTTTTATCTTTACGATTATAGCAAGTCATTAATACCGCGATCCTTTTGAGTTCCATAAGTCTGTGCGTCATTGTAATTGTTATAGAAGTTAGAGACTTTTAACTTTTTATTTCTTACCAATAACAGGCATTTTCACAGTTTTTCATAGCTTTTTCTTCAGGCTTATCTTCATCTAATGGATAAGTCCAATAATTCTTAAGGTTTTCCCAGAACCAATATCTATTTTCCCATCGAGAACCTCTGATGCCGAATAAAATTGGAGTATATTCTCTCAGATGATCGGACTTACTTATTCTTTTTATCTACTTTGCTAATAGTAAGCTATACGCGCCACATCCAAGGAGCGCTACCTCAAAATTTTTTGCGGAAATTACTGACATCAACACTTTTGGTTGTTCTTGGTGCTCTAGTTAATTTTTCAATACTATTTTCTTCTATTTGAGGAGAATAGACCGGAGTAAAACATATCAATATAAATAATAACCATTGGATATTATGTGGACTAATCAATGCAGTTTGTGTTTGGTTCATAATCACATAAAAAGTCATAAAACCCAGAGGCCATAGTCCCGAAACATCAGGAGTGTAGCGAATTCGATTAATTGATTTAAAAATCGCATCAAAAAATGCCAAAGCAAACATAAACGCGCCCACGAAACCGACATCGATCATCAAGTCCATAAAACCATTGTGGGCATGACCGGGCAGCCAAACAATTTGTCTCCAAATTGGGCCGGAATATTTGCCAGACCAACCTTGCCAAAAAGCATGAAAACCATAACCTAACCAGGGACGTTCACCAATTCTATGCACCAAAATTTGCCAGATAGGTAATCGTCCATTTAAATTGGGATCTTTACCAATACTATTCAATGCCGCATCCCAATTATCCCCCAAAAAAACCGCTCCTACTCCGCCTAAAAGCATGGCACAAATATATAGTGGAATCCCAACCGCCATACTCCAGCGAAAAACTCTGGCAATTGGAGAGATGGCGATAATAAACAAAAAACCAACTAAACCCGTTTTTGAATTGGTTCCTAAAATTAATTGCAAACAAACTAAAAATATTAACCAAGCTAGCCACTTTCGTTTTTTGACGATAAAGGGTTGAATTAACAATAAAATACCTCCTACAGTCATCACCCGACCCATCACGTTTTTGTGAACGTAAATTCCTCGCCAAGTTCCTTGCAAATCTTCACTTACTTTTGGACCATTCATAATTCCTAAGTTGGGCATTGCATACACATAAAAAATACTCAATAATGATGCGATACTAAACATAATCATTAACAAACGGGTTTGTTCTTGAAAATTGTATCGGCTGGCAATATAAATGCCGATAATGGTTGATTCAATTAACAATAAAGTCGAACTTTTAGTTTGATAAACATCAATTGACCAATACTGGGATAGCCAAACAATGCCGATAAAAGCTAATAAATATTTTCCCGTGGGCAATTGATTTAAGACTTTTTTCCAGCGGACGCCGATAAATCCTAAAGCGATGAGTACCAGTAATTTCCACATATAATATCTAGCTCGACCAGTCCATCCGTAACCAGCATCTTCATATAAATCCAGAAAGGCACTGGTAGACATCAACATCATAAATGATGCTAGCCAAGGTTCCACAAATAAAGCAATCCGAACTAACGAAACGATTAACCGGTTTATATAACTATATACGCTATTCATTTTATCCAAGTTGCCTCCTTGACTAGACAAATAAAAATATCTACACTGATTCTCAAAAAATTCGCCGTAAATTTAATGGCTGAAAATTCAAATATTGATATTATACTTTTTTTAAGTAAAATTCATATTATCGAATTTGGTATTATTATATTTTTTGGCTTTAGCCAATTTTAGCATTTATTAAAAATTTTAATTTTTTCATATAATATATATATATATATATATATATTTATTTATATAAGCTTTTGATTATATGTTGATTTTTCCATTGCCAATGAAAAATTTGATTATGTAAATTTAACCTTAACTGATTTTTTGGGTTGGAGATTACTAACCTAACTTATCTGATAGAATCGCCAGCGATCCAGTTAAAGCGTCCGTCTAATGTTGCATCCCACTCTTTTCATTTTTTTAATGAGTTAATAATTGTGGATTTTTCTAAGGATATCCAAACAATCAATATTTTTTTATTTCATTATTATTCCAGACATCTTCATGGCGGACAATTAAATATTGATTTTTATAATTAGAATCTTGATAAATTGGTTGAAATTGATAGTTTTGGCCGCATCATTCGCTGCTTAGAATGCTTGTTCATAATACAAATTAAAAAATTTTAACCCAAATTCTACCACGACCAGACCATCTTGAAAGACGATTACAAGAGAGGCTTTGGGAAAAATTTTTTAAAAATTTTCTAGATTACGAACGCTTTGGGTTTTAGTCTGTAATATTAGGGGTCGATGGGGAAATCGCTTTCCCCACCTCCCATTCAGAACCCATCGTGCCACTTTCGCGGCAATAGGCTCCTACCTAAGTTGACCCTTGTCATGGGTACGACTACCAGAGTGGCAGTTCTTCTTCTTGATGCCCTTGGGTGCTTCCGTCATATCTTGACTTTACGTCATGACAGTGGGCGTGAAGCAACTGCAGGTTTTTGTACTCATCCTTTCCGCCTTGGCTTCTGGGGATGATGTGGTCTACTTCTAGTAGGTCGTTACTGGTGAAGTAGAGCCCGCAGTGTGGGCATTTACCCTTCTGCTTCTTCAGCAGTTTTGCTACTCTTGTGGGGGTTTCGATATCTTGTCCGCGTCTAGTACTCCAGTAAACCCAGTCTCCGTCATACGGGGATTTGTCAGATTTGACTAGGGTGTGTCGTTTAATTTCGACGTCCGCGTGTTTCCATAGTGTTAAACCGTCTGGCGTTGTAAACGTCCATACACCGTGTTGGCCTTTGCGATAGTATTTTCGTATCGCTTGGGCTTTTTGTTTTCTACCACGTCTACTTACTGACCATGCTCTTAGCATTA harbors:
- a CDS encoding glycosyltransferase, coding for MTHRLMELKRIAVLMTCYNRKDKTLASLESLFQQKMPADLRLEVYLVDDASTDGTAEAVRQAYPEVKIIQGNGGLFWNGGTRTAFAEALKSDYDYYLWLNDDTNLYPEAIAKLLSTANRIAQTGELNAVIVGSTCDHKTGKLTYGGMVRSSWWH
- a CDS encoding O-antigen ligase family protein; the encoded protein is MNSVYSYINRLIVSLVRIALFVEPWLASFMMLMSTSAFLDLYEDAGYGWTGRARYYMWKLLVLIALGFIGVRWKKVLNQLPTGKYLLAFIGIVWLSQYWSIDVYQTKSSTLLLIESTIIGIYIASRYNFQEQTRLLMIMFSIASLLSIFYVYAMPNLGIMNGPKVSEDLQGTWRGIYVHKNVMGRVMTVGGILLLIQPFIVKKRKWLAWLIFLVCLQLILGTNSKTGLVGFLFIIAISPIARVFRWSMAVGIPLYICAMLLGGVGAVFLGDNWDAALNSIGKDPNLNGRLPIWQILVHRIGERPWLGYGFHAFWQGWSGKYSGPIWRQIVWLPGHAHNGFMDLMIDVGFVGAFMFALAFFDAIFKSINRIRYTPDVSGLWPLGFMTFYVIMNQTQTALISPHNIQWLLFILICFTPVYSPQIEENSIEKLTRAPRTTKSVDVSNFRKKF